The genomic stretch gacatatttatttaataataataatagattatattaaaacatgagaagtttgttgctagctttattttttatttagattaggattcctacaaaatatgatatatcagttaaatgtatgtagattataaaTATATGGacttatgaagtgttcatatgatataacaacacatcgtgcaaaggtagtggaagcatcttatttatatttttacacacTTAAATTGATGCTAAACTATTTAGCtagcataaatttaggtaaaatagtaaatcagtgagatatgcaggaataatgctaaaacttttaccataaatcaagcatcacattaaataggctaccataaattttttataataattggagcaagataactacaattttaattttacctaaaaagcataggcaagcatctccagcaaaaaaatatactaaaatttatgatattttttgtttactacatggatctacatatgtggagctgaacacattttgttttgtaatttttagatttttctataaatttatacgcatttattatttttcagccgatataaagaataaaagaaaagtaaattaaTAGGACAAACACTTTGCACCTATTTTTGGTTTACtgtatggatctacatatgtgaagcagaacaaaatttattttgtaattttttagattttgtgtgaattactacacatttattaattttttagctaaattaaagaataaaagaaaaaataatagaATATAGGAGATTTTGCACTGGGAACCCtgaaaaaattattttttttgctCTTCTGCAAGCGGACGACAGAGGCTAGCGATTCCAAGAGCAGTAGAAAATGTAAAAGAAGATTTTGCATTGGAAACTCTAGAAaatattctatttttttttctatcctACAAGCGTTAAAGAAACGGAGAGACCGATTCCGGGCGAGACACGAGACAGGACAGAAGAAATTttgggcagactgaaattttcacaatatgcccgtgcgttgcaacggaagaaaaacatcaaatgatCTTAAAAAGTGATGACATGatattacatatctatttatatttatcctttttataaaatttaaagttcataatttattttattgataaccataacatctatggtattatatagttaatatttacaataatatgtagcttgaagacatatttatttaataataaaaatagaaattagttaaaccttatctcactctaatattaccttTTAATATACCTcaatattatattaaaacatgagaagtttgatgctagcattattcttttatttagattaggattgctatgaaatatgaatgaagcatcacattaaataggctaccataaaatttttataataattggagcaaccTTTTAATATACCTCAATATtttattaaaacatgagaagtttgatgctagcattatttttttatttagattaggattgctatgaaatatgaatgaagcatcacattaaataggctaccataaaatttttataataattggagcaagataactacaattttaattttcCACTAAAttccaacaaaaaaaaatgcactaaaatttgtaatattttttgtttactgcatggatctacatatgtagagctgaacaaaatttgttttataaattttagatttttctatgaattactacgcatttatcaatttttggccgatttaaagaataaaagaaaagtaaattggagattttacattgggaaccctagaaaaatttttattcttttttctctcttctaTCTTACCGACTCTGGACGTGCTGAGCCGACCGATGGGCAGTCGCTAGACGGGAGCAGTTAATATGAGATTTTGCATTGAGAACCCtagaatgttttttattttctttttgctcTTCTATAAACGAAAGTCGGACGGAGGAGGCGACCGATTCAGCCGAACGCCGATTCCGCAAACTGAACGGCGATAGGagcagaagaaaaaaaaggcagactgaaattttgcctctttattagTAGGTATAGATTTTCACATGTAATTGCGATACACTTGTATTATCGTAAGCAGAAGAAAACATCTGTAATAATATAAGGTGTACTATTTTTCCACTAGAAGATACTGTTTCTTGACTTGGCACACTAAGCACGAGGATTGCACGGACAATGAAATATCTACATAAACAAAGTATGGAATTGGAGGCCAGAACTTAAGAGGCTTAAAATAAAGGTATAAATTGCTCGTGGGGCGAGGTTTTTGGAGAGTCCCTTGTCCATCGACATCTCGGGCTTTCCAAAATTGTCATCGATACCACGTAGCACCGGAAAAGATCATCCTTGCCCCTAGGAAAAAAATAACAAACCTACATAGACGGATCATTGGTAGTCGAAATGTCGGTTCCAGAGGCTAACCCGTCTTGCGCCATACTTCGATCGGAATCTCGTGTGAGCGCCGTCGCCACGACGCCCttaagagcaagtttaataataagcCTACTTGCCAGCAAGGTTTCTTGCAGTCTTCTTACAGCTCACCCATACAATAATAAACTATTCACTATAAATATATGGTCCACTTGTCTCTCTCATAAAGTTTCTTGGTTCCTGTGCCTAAACTGGCTGTAAGGTTACAGCCTGcttttcctctctctcctcccttctctcctccacctcagtatttagccagcttacagcccactataatacttgctctaagctAGTAGGCTAGACTTCTGGACATCACTAGATGGCCACGGCCGCCGACCGACTCCGTGCCTACTGCCAAACACTAGGTGGCAAGAAAAATGAAAGGAGAAAAGGAGTGGAAATTTCATAGAAAAGTATGTGCCTATGTACATGGCAATTTTCTAAGAGCACACAATGAGAACAACAATTTTGTAAAGCCACTCTTGGtcatgtcaaacttgagatgatttaactatctaaaaaaaataaaataacaaaaaatatataataaaataataatatttatgataccaagtaagtattattagattatctattaaataatatttttatagtatatatatttgatgttaTGAAAGTTTATAATACTTTATATAATTGTAAtcaaatttgagatgctttgacatGGGTATTTGTCTATTTTTCATGCAAGACATCGGCTATTAAATCGTCTAAGGGACAATTTGTATTATTGCTACCTTGAGAGCCGAAGTCTGCGAGAGATTTGTGCAACCAAAATCTTGATGTGCACGCGCAAAGCTTCAAGCcacgcaaaaaaaaaagagatcacACTGTCTCCATCCTAAACCCAAAATGGGTAGTAGGAGATCTAAAATCATCCTCCAACACAATATTTATATGGGAGACTTATTTTGGTTGCATGAGAGATAAAATCTAAATATGAGTATCCTTTCTTTTGGAAAACCCATTTGTAGAAAGAATTTTTTTAGGTCCTATTGTTAGAGAACATGTTAAATACTATGTATTAAACTTTTTGCTTATATAGCACTACCTAAATATTGAATAGATTTTGTTCCAGATAAGGTCATGCTGCCCGTGCACGCCTTTTTCAGTAACGGAAAGCTTGTCTGTCAAGGATGGAGCCACAAGCCGTCAAGCGACAACGGTAATATCAatgactagggccttgtttagatgcaattttttttgaatttcgatactatagtattttcgtttttatttgataaacattgtccaatcataaagtaactagacttaaaagattcatctcacgatttacagaaaaattatgcaattagtttttatttttatttatatttaatattctatatatacgccgcaagatttaatgtgacggaaaatcttgaaaagtttttttttaactaaactagACCTAGGGTAAAACTCAAAAGCGGAATCAGTCTATATAATGCCTGCACGTTGAAAGTCGTAAGCTTGCATTGGCACACGCCGGCTTTTCTCTTCCAAGCTCTGACCACAGTCAAGAAAGCTGTTTGCATAGAAATATTCACGTACAGCTGGAAAGAAGTATAGAGCAAGGTTAATAATACCGTATATATATTGTTTATTTAATTCATCACTATTAATAATACATGACGTagtacttttttttttaattacatGACGTAGTACTTATTTCTCTTATTACAAAGTTTCTTGATTATTGTGTTTAAGTCAACTTACAACTCagttcttctctctcctccacctcaatATACAGTCCACTTATAGTTATCTACTAAACTTCTGCATAAGTGCCGAAAAAACATATGtattaatatatttaaaataaaaaaataaaatgcttATATTACGTTGCCAATATAGATATATCATAATCTTGCATTTAAATGTACTATACACTTATCTAAATGAGAAATTCCATAAATTATTGTTGTCTATATTAATACAAATTTTAATGAACcttttactttttattttttttacatttATACAAGTCGTTAACAAAATGAACATAATTTATGATTGCTGAAACCTACATATGTACCCACTGATTAGATTGTACTAAAACTCATCTTTGATGATGAGTTTGACCTGAAACTCGGTATGAATGAAAGGAAACTCGAAGTTGCTACTTCATTACTCTCAAAATATATGTAAGTTCCAAATTTAGCATAAGTCAAACCATTTCATTATGAGCCAACGATGCTCCTTGGTCGAATGCgtaagtattattattatttctatAACTTTATTGAAATTCAAGATATTTTGATTTAGGATAAATTCAAGTATTTATATTTTAAGCACGTGTTAAAAGCCGTGGTAATAATAAATAATCGATGTGTGTAACTACAACGTTACTGGCTCAGTTTCGAGTGGAGGCTGGTAATTATATATGAAGGTGTGCATGTAAAAATCCTGATTAGGAACTTGCTTTGGCGATGACTTCATCTAGGACAGGGGTGCTACGTGCGCACGTGCGTGGCAGCTGAGAGCAGATGCCTCGTCAGTGTCAACCATATACAATTGCTAACCCGTACTAATGGTGGGTGTAATGAAAGTTACTTTGACATTAGCAGTAGTAGATGCTATTGTACTAATGTAATGAAAGATGTATAAGTTTTCAATATACCCGAAGTGAATTGTTAAAAAGACAACGTTCGGTTTGAACTGTACTTTTGTTTCGAGTTATGttgaatcttaatttttttgttGATTTTCTAATTCACCGATCGACGTTACTTCATATCTTAGTCCCTTTTGTCTTCGAAGTTCTGGTGCAGCTTGACAACAttttaatctacttctattttttATGTCAATTTGATTTTTATACCAATCTGCACACCGTTTCTGTTTGGTTTTctatgctaaattttagctagctaaaattattttagctactcttgagtGACCAacggaactaaactattttagctccttttagtcaatgtgtttagaactttagctactaaaataactaaagtttagctaactaaaatttagcaaggggaaccaaacaagacctaagttgGGCATCCAATGAGGAAACCAAACACCATGAAAAGCATGTACAATTGTTTGGACCAGGACTCAGCCTGGTTAAGCTATGCGATTAAGGTGGACTAGCCACAAGTTGCAAGTTGCTAGCTGCAGCCTAGAAAATCATCATGGATTACGTTGCTAGTTGGAGTACATACGTTGGCGCACGGATCGCGTTGAAGGTGTCCCCTTCTGTCCGTGACACACGCTGCTTAAACTAATCGTCCACCGCCTCCGGTTTGACTGCCTGCCTGCTTGCAGCCCCTTGACCGAGATAGGATTCTCCGTGGCCACCTCTCAGGTCTCACCGTGTCGCTCGTCTCTAACtctacattttttttcttttctctcctcCACTGATTTCTAACCTTGTAGATCATTCGTTTTCGAACCATACGTAAACAAAAACTATAAAGTAGAGATTTCTTTCTACTTTTCTAGCATACTCACTTATCCAAAAAAGCTACAGTTATACTTTAAACCATATATATCATTTTAAAAATACCtatatttatagaaaataatgtTAATGTTTCTTTAGATAAAATTACTATAAAAATAAATCTCCCAAATTGGCACTTAGTTTAGGAGTTAATTTCAAACTACTAACTTTGTCATTGGATTTGTGTGAATTGAATCAAAGGTGAGAAAAGATATTTTTTAACGCTCATAAATGATTGTACTAGATTTTTACTATGTGCACATATTAAGATTAAAGGATAAAGTGTTGTGCTATTTAAGACGtataaaattaaaaaagaaaaaaatgaaagaaaaataaaatggtCACAatctaggccttatttagttgggGGAAAATTATGgttttggatactgtagcactttgtttatatttgacaattattgtccaattatggactaactaggctcaaaagattcatctcgcaaattataggcaaactatataattagtttttttatctatatttaatgctccacacatgtgtttaaagattcaatgtgatggagattattgaaattttttggaaactaaacaaggccctaattaTGGTGAGCACACCCTTTGTTCTGAAAAGAGTGTGCTATGAGGTTTGTGTTGGTCAAACTTTCTTAATTTTGagtagatttatagaaaatattatcaatatttatatctctgaaTAGTTTATTGTAAAAATGTATTCAACGAATTCATCTAATGATTCTAATTAtgcatcataaatattaatatttttctcaTATACTTGTAAATTGgttaaaattaaaaaattttaaCTTATTGAGAAGTGAGAATGACATTTTTTTTGGAGCGAATAGAGTATTTTTCAAGTGAATTTTCGTAATTCTACATGGAACACAAAATTATTGATAAGAGTGCGTCACTAAAACGAAATCGAATGCAGTGCAGTCAGAGTGCAGTCAGTTCAGCACCGCCGTAGCGTGCCGGACTAATCTTTTGTTCCGCCAAAatgatctctttttttttcccaaTCCAAAACGAGCTGCTCTTCTCAAGTTTGTCGTCATCCAACAATCGTTAACGCGAAAAAGGCATTTACATATACTGATTCCACGTTCTAATATGCCTTTTTTAGTGGATCTAATACAGcatttaaaattaaaattgaaaGATAACAATATTACCCATGAAAGCCCGTTCTCAAAAGGAAGCCTAATTTTGGACTGGGCTCGAAAAGCCGATTTGAGCCACAAGCCCATTAAGAAGGCCCAACTCTATCGAACAGAAAGCCGCTTCCGTGCCGTTGTGACACTGCCGGCCGGGACCCGCGGCGCAACCACCAGCGCCTGCCGCACCTCTCAACCGTGCAATGCGGCCGCGGGCCGGGATGCCGCGACCCGAAGAGATAAGCAGCCACCGCCGCTGGCCGGAGCCCGATGGCGCTGCTCTCGCCACCGCTCGTTCCCCTTCCCTCGCCGTCTCGCCAACGCGTCTCGTCTCCATCGCTCCTGGCGGCAGGGGCAGTTGCCAGTCATCTCATTTGTCTCTTCCCCCACAGTCACCGCCGCCACGATGCACTCTGCCCCTCTGTCCCCAGTGTCTGGCCGCTCCACCGGCGGCGCCGCAGGGGTGCAGCTGCTTCCCTCGACCAGGAGGAGCCTAGTGCCTCTGAAACTACAGTCGCGACTTCCGACGAGCCGGCGGAGGCGAGCCCGGAGGACCTGGAGAGCATCCGCGAAATCAAAAGGGTCCGCTGCTTCCAGCCTTCGTGTCTTTTGCGCCACTGCAAGTAGTGCTTACTGACTTTGCCTTCGTTTGGCTCTATTGCTAGGTACTGGAACTGCTGAAGAAGAACAGGGACATGACTTTTGGCGAGGTAAACAAGCTGCTCTCTTGCTTGATTTTTGTGCTCATTTGCATTAAAATACATTGCCTTAGTTGCATTCATGTCAGTAGAATAACAAGTATGACTTAGACGTTTGGAGTGATTCAGTTGGCAATATTATGATATAGACAGATAAGGGCCTTATCCTACGCTTGTGTACTGACTACTGAGCTTGTATATGCTAAAATAAAGGTGTTCATATCTTTTGTTCTAGCTGCGTTACACTTTCCAAACTTTATAGGGCTGCATGTTCCGTGTTGCTGATAAAAAAACTGACACTATATTGCTACTTCTGTTGCTGCGTCACATTCACAGGTTAAGCTTACCATCATGATTGAGGACCCTAGAGATATAGAAAGGAAGAGAACACTCGGGATAGAGGATCCTGATGAAATTACTAGGGATGATCTAGCGGACGCTTTGGCTGAGGTACATCGCCGTTTCCCCGGATTATGCTACCTGGAGTCGTGCTGAGTCTCTTGAAAGTGAATTTACTATACTTTCTGTCAGTGAATATTGTGGATTGCTTACTGGCATCATCATCCAGCTTGACCACTGGCAAAATATTTTATGTATTCTAGGTGCAATGTAATGGTCCACTGAAATTAAACTAAAAATGCTACCTCATAGTCTAATGTTGTAGGTGTATATAAATAATAATCTGGAGCAGAAAGCTTAAGTATTCCCTTTCACTGTGTCATGCAAGCCATGTTGTCTTTCTTTCCACATATCATTTTGAATGATAGTGCAAAGTCAAAAGATAACATGAGATAGTTTGCTATAAAACTCTGCCTCcatttttataattttgctccatGGATGAGCTATACCCTATCTATTTTATCTCCCTATTTTTTCCTTAAAATTTAGTTAATCATATCAAATTTGTATTGTGGATAGAATCAACTGCTTAATAGATGATACATTATGATATCTGCTCCCACCctgaaatatatttttgaaCAAACTAGCATGTGACAGTGCCAATTTCATCAATAGAGAAGAGttacaccccccccccccccacccaggCTAAACAAAACTGAGGAAAGAATTATACAAGGCCCACCCTgaaataaatcacagaaaaaaaaCAAGATGCTGCTTGTTTTTAGCTGCAAATAACAGATTCATATGGAAACAGTAGCCATATTGTTACAAAGTTTGTTGTCTTGGTTCTCAAGAGAGGCATAATGATACTAGATTTGTAGAGCccaaatttttaaaaataaagtACTGATACATTTTTCACCTTCATACTTACTGCTAACGTGCCAATGTGACACTTCGCATGAATTGCACCTGTGTTAGCTGCTAATTGGTCAGATCACATAATGATGACAATGTAATTCCTTGCAAATACCTTGAGTCACTAATGCCCTGCTTGCATATATAGGTTAACGAAGGAAGGATTCCAGAGAATCGTGTTGCACTTCAATTGCTTGCCAAGGAGATGTCAGAATGGCCAGACATTGAGGTAAATAGTGAGAACTCAATTCTTCTCCTTCTGCCACACTGCATTACCAGCAAGGCAGCAAGAGTCCACTAATGTCATTTCACCTGAGTCTACAGTCTAGGATTGTTTCACACATACTTCATTGTCGCCGTCATTttatttagattttttttatctttCAACATTTTCTTGAGTActgcactctctctctctctctctctctcttaagTAGAACTGTATTTTACTGGATTGTTTCTCTCTGTGTCTCTACCGAACATTTTAAGTAGAACCATACTATAACATTGAGTTTCCGTTTTCAAATCCATTGTGCAGATAGAAGCTCCAAAAAAGAAGAGCAAACCTGGGAAATCTGTCTATGCAAAAGCCACAGATACTGGCATCGATCCTGAGACAGCTGCTAAAAGACTTAACCTTGACTGGGACTCTGCTGCTGACATAGATGGCGAAGAGGAGGATGATGATGAAACTGAAGTGCCATCTGCAGTGGTAAGTTTGCTTTTGAAATACTCCAACAAATTTTGTTGTACTCATGATTATTATGGGTAAAACAAGCAAACAGAACAACTTTCATCGAAATGCTCATACCTTAATTTTCTTATACCGCTTGTTTTAACAACGCTTTTATTTTGTTCTGCAGGGATATGGTGCTCTGTATCTGTTGACAGCCTTCCCTGTTATTATTGGAATCTCAGTTGTCCTAATTCTTTTCTACAATTCTCTGCAGTAGTAAACCCCTGTGCTCCTCCCGTTCTTGAGTGAGAATGTGAGATGTTGCCTTCTTGTCAGTCTGAGTTGCAAGGCTAGTTAATCAGTAATATTTTTTACTCAATTTTTCCAGCTTACACCAAGGGGTGCAAAGATATGACAAGTTGTATAGAtgtgaaattccaaattttggaATAAGTCTTCaagatattttttttaaatgtgTAAAATATAACTTGTTGTTTTTTTAATGAAGAAtgtatttgaataaaagaagttTTTGATTTGACTGGGTTTTATTCAAAGTCCTGTAACTTAGTAGGAGGCACGAACACATAGTCAACGATGTCATGTACTAGCTGATAATGTAATACACCAATGACCTGCCCATCCAAGGAAACAGCTGATACAGTTTTGTAGACAGCTGATATCATGAGAAGTCAACCGAACAGCCCACCGACACCGACACTGCATGGCTTGGAGACAATATACCACCACACGAACGACCCCTGATGTGCTCTCCACCATTTCTTGAAGCCCATTCCATGTGttttccttctccttctcccggACGCACAACTAGAGACCTCCGGCAAGCTCACTTTTCCTGGTGCCATGAGCCAACAAGATGCTTCTTCCTTCATCAAAACAGAAGGATTCCGCTCCGTTTCATCGGTCACCGACCTCTCGAGCAACGCGTCGTCGATCAACTACCGGAAGGCGCGGCAGGACAAGATCGCCGGGGACGGCTTCTGGTGCGGTGTCCTGTGCATGCACCTGCCGGGCTTGTCCAGGAGGCGGCCGTTGCG from Sorghum bicolor cultivar BTx623 chromosome 3, Sorghum_bicolor_NCBIv3, whole genome shotgun sequence encodes the following:
- the LOC8082392 gene encoding protein CHLOROPLAST ENHANCING STRESS TOLERANCE, chloroplastic, which translates into the protein MALLSPPLVPLPSPSRQRVSSPSLLAAGAVASHLICLFPHSHRRHDALCPSVPSVWPLHRRRRRGAAASLDQEEPSASETTVATSDEPAEASPEDLESIREIKRVLELLKKNRDMTFGEVKLTIMIEDPRDIERKRTLGIEDPDEITRDDLADALAEVNEGRIPENRVALQLLAKEMSEWPDIEIEAPKKKSKPGKSVYAKATDTGIDPETAAKRLNLDWDSAADIDGEEEDDDETEVPSAVGYGALYLLTAFPVIIGISVVLILFYNSLQ